DNA from Mycobacterium bourgelatii:
TGCCCGCATTGATACCGCCGCAACCGGTCGACTTCGTCAACGCGGTGGCCAAACTGCCGGCGCCAGAAGAGGTTGTGAACACGGCCGCCGAGATCATCTCGACCGACTATGCCGTGCTCCTTCCCACCGCGGACACCGCCTTGGCCTTCGCCACGACAATGCCCCTGTACAACGCTCAGCTCTTCCTGAGCGAACTCGCAAAGGGCAACCTGATCAACGCACTCGGGTACCCGCTGGCGGCCGACGTCGGGTTGGCCACCGTCGCGGGCATCGTCGAGCTCCTGGTCATCGGGAAGGCGCTGTCGGAGAACATCACCGCCTTGCAAGCTCTGTTTGCCTGACGAATTCGGGCATATTTGCGGGGGCCGGAGCGGCGCCGATGCTGGCGGCAGCCGGAGCCTGGACGGCGCTGGCCGATGAGCTGGGGGCGGTTGCGGAGTCCTTCGCGGCGGTCACCTCGGGGCTGACCGGCCAGGCGTGGCAAGGTCCGGCCGCCACTGCAATGGCGACCGCGGCGGCGCCGTACGCGAGGTGGTTAAGCGCCGCGGCCAGTCAAGCCGCCGGAGCGTCGGCCCAGGCCAACGCCGTGGTCCAGCGGCATCGGAAACTCAGGAAACGGTTCCGCGGGACTCTTCAACCAAGGCGACGACCGGGCAGGCATTTTCGGCCCACCGTAGTCGAACTCAGTGCAGCAACTGCGCGGCGTTGTTGGCGAGGTCCAGCACCGACTGCGGCAGGATGCCCAAAATCACTGTGACCAAAGCACATACCGCAATGGCCGCCTTGGCCAACACGCCGGGCGCCACCACTTGCGGTGTGTCATCGGTCGGCTCGGTGAAGAACATCGAGACGATCACCCGGACGTAGAAGTACGCGGCCACCGCACTCGAGATCACACCAAGGATGACCAGCGGCACCGCGCCGCCCTCGGCCGCCGCCTTGAATGCCGCGAACTTGCTGACGAATCCGCTGGTCAACGGGATGCCGGCGAAGGCCAGCAGGAACATCGAAAGCATCACGCCCACAATGGGGCTGCGCTGGCCCAGTCCCGCCCAGTGCGACAGCGTGGCGTCCTCGACGCCCTTGGCGTCGCGGACCAGGCCGACAATGGCGAAGGCCCCGACAGTGCTGAAGCTGTAGGCGACCAGATAGAACAAGGTGCCCGCGAGCCCCGACTGGTTGTCCGCGATCACGCCGGTCAGGATGAACCCGACGTGGGCCACCGACGAGTAGGCGAGCATGCGCTTGACGTCGGTCTGGTTCACCGCGGTGATCGTGCCGACCGTCATCGTCAGGATCGCGATCGCCCACAGCACCGGACGCCACTGATCGTGCAGCGGCGGCAGCGCCACGTAGACCACCCGCAGCAGCGCACCGAACGCCGCGACCTTGGTGGCCGCCGCCATGAACCCGGTGACGGGCGTGGGTGCGCCCTGGTACACGTCGGGAATCCACGAGTGGAACGGCACCGCACCGACCTTGAACAGCAGGCCCACCGACAGTAGCCCCACACCGACCAGCGCCATGGACGAATCACTTTGTGCCGCCAAGGTATCCCGAATACCGGTCAACGTCAGGGCGCCGGTCGCGCCGTACAGCAGGGCGACACCGTAAAGGAAAAACGCCGACGAGAACGCGCCCAGCAGGAAGTACTTCATCGCCGACTCCTGTGAGAGCAGGCGACGATGCCGGGCCAGCCCACACATCAGGTACAGGGGCAGCGAAAGAACTTCCAGCGCAACGAACATCGTCAGCAGGTCGTTGGACGCGGGGAACACCATCATGCCGCCGACGGACAACAGCGTCAGCGGGAACAACTCGGTCTGCGCGTTGCCCGCACGCTCCGCCTCGCGCTCCGCGTCACTTCCGGGCACCGCGGAGGCCTGCGGCGTGAACGAGTCCAGTCCGCGCGCGCTACCCACCGCGGCGGGCGTTTTGGTCGCAACGGCGGGTGCCTGGCGCTCGGCCATGAAGATGATCGCGAGAACGGCGACCAACAACAGCGTGCCCTGTAGGAACAGCGTCGGTCGGTCTACGGCGATCGATCCGACGACCGCGCGCAGCCCGGAGGACGAGGCCGGAATGGACTTGGCCACCGCGACCACCGCGACGAATGCTGCGACGAGCCCGGCAAGTGATGTCGTCACCTGTGCGATGTACCGGAAACGCCGCGGTACGAACGCCTCCACCAGCACGCCCACCACCGCCACGGCGAAGATGATGAGCATTGGCGACAGCTCGAAATACTCGACATGGGGAGCAGGGATCATTGGTGCGGTCCTTGGGCTGTCCGGGAGCCGCCCACACCGGAACCTGGGGGCGTCACCGTGGGCGAGGGATCATGTTGATTGATGGTCTGCATGGTGCTTTCCACCGCCGGGTTGATGACATCGAGCACGGGCTTGGGGTAGACCCCGAGCACGAACAGCAGCGCCAACAGCGGTGCGACGACAACTATTTCGCGCGGCACCAGGTCACGAATCTTTTCGTTGCCCGCGGCCAGCGGCCCGGTCATCGTGCGCTGGTACAGCCACAACATGTAGATCGCCGCCAACACCAGCGCGGTCACCCCGAAGGCCGCCGCCAGCCAGTAACGGTTGAAAGTGCCCAGCAGCACCAGGAATTCGCTGACGAACGGGGCCAGGCCGGGCAGCGACAGGGTGGCCATGCAAGAGACCAGGAACGTACCGGCCAGGATGGGCGCCACCTTCTGCACGCCGCCGTAGTCGGCGATCGCCCTGCTGCCGCGGCGGGACACCAAGAAGCCCGCGATCAAGAACACCGCCGCGGTGGAGATCCCGTGGTTGAGCATGTAGAGCGTCGACCCGCTTTGTCCCTGCGTGGTCATCACGAAGATGCCGGCGATGATGAAGCCGAAGTGCGAAATCGAGGTGTAGGCGATCAGGCGCATCATGTCGGTCTGGCCGATCGCCACGATCGCGCCGTAGATCACGCCGATGATGGCCAGCGTGACGATCACCGGACGGAAATACGTTGAGGCTTCCGGGAACAACTGCAGGCAGTAGCGCAGCATGCCGAAGGTGCCGACCTTGTCCATCACCGCAGTGATCAACACGGCGGTCGCCGGTGTGGACTCGACGGCGGCGTCGGGCAGCCAGCGGTGGAACGGCCACAGTGGCGCCTTGATCGCGAACGCGAACATGAACCCAAGGAACAACGCCTTGAATACCGCCGGGTCCACGTCGGCAAAGCGACCCCCGTCGCGCACGCCTTGAACGATTTCGACGAAATCGAATGTGCCGCCGCCGTGCTGCGCGGTGATCACATACAACCCGATCACCGCCGCCAGCATTATGAGCCCGCCGAACAGGTTGTACAGCAAGAACTTCACCGCGGCACGCGAGCGGTTCTCGCCCTGCCCGAAGCCGCCGATCAGGAAGTACATCGGGATGAGCATCGCCTCGAAGAAGACGTAGAACAGCAGCACGTCCAGGGCGACGACGGAGATCAGCACCATCGACTCGATGGCGAGCGTCAAGGCGACATAGGCGTGCACGCCGCGCGGGTTGCGTTCGCCACGCTCGTCACCAGCTGCGTCGTTCCAGCCCGCGATCAGCAGTATCGGGACCAGCACGGCGGTCAGTATCACCAGCACCACCGCGATGCCGTCCACACCGAGGGTGTAGCCGGCGCCGAAAGCCGGTATCCACTCGTGCTTTTCGTAGAACTGATAGGTGTCCCCGCCGGGCTTGAAGCCGACGGTGATCTTGGCCGCCAACGCCAGGGTCGCAAGACTGACAACCAAACCCGTCCACTTGGCTACCTGCCGCAGCCCGGGCGGCATCAGGATGATGACGATCGAGCCCGCCAGCGGTGCCAGCCACAACCAGGTAAGCCAACCGAAGTGCGTCACCACAGGTTCACCGCCAGCAGCACCGCGGCGACCACGACCGCGCCCACGAGCATCGACAACGCGTAGTTACGGGCGAACCCGGTTTGCAGTTGCCGCAGCCCATTCGACGTTCGGCTGATCAGCGCGGCCAGTGAGTTGACCGAGCCGTCCACGCCCGCGTCGTCGATGGTGACCAGCGCTTTGGTCAATTGCGCGCCTGGGCGCATGAACACCTCCTCGTTGAAGGCATCACCGTAGGCGTCGGCGCGTGCGGCTGTGGTCAGCGGCGAGACGCGAACGGGGGCCACCCTGGGGATTTCAGCTTTGCCGCCGTACATCCGGTAGGCGACCGCGACACCGATGACCACAACCGATAGGGCCAGGGTGGTGCTGATCCACGCGGGCACTGCATGTGCGGACTCTTCGTGGGCGCCGACGACGGGTTCCAGCCAGTGCGCCAGCGTGCCGCCGATGGCGAACAGGCCACCGGAGAACACCGAGCCGACGGCAAGCAGGATCATCGGCCACGTCATCAGGGCCGGCGCCTCGTGGGGGTGGGATTCCGGCGCCCAACGCTTCTTGCCGAAGAACGTCATCAGCATCACCCGGGTCATGTAGAACGCGGTGATCCCCGCACCCAGCAGGGCGGTACCTCCCAGCACGTAGCCGCGTACGCCTCCGGCGCCCAGCGCGGCCTCGATGATGGCGTCCTTGGAGAAGAAGCCGGCGAACGGCGGCACGCCGATGATCGCCAGGTATCCCAGCCCGAAGGTGACGAACGTGATGGGAAGTGCGGCACGCAGGCCGCCGTAGCGGCGCATGTCCTGCTCTTCGTGCATGGCGTGGATCACCGCGCCGGACCCGAGGAACAGTCCGGCCTTGAAGAAGCCGTGAGTGAGCAGGTGCATGATCGCGAACGCGTAGCCGGCGGGGCCCAGCCCGGCAGCCAGCACCATGTAGCCGATCTGGCTCATGGTGGAGGCCGCCAGCGCGCGTTTGATGTCGTCCTTCGCGCAGCCGATGAACGCCCCGAGCATCAGTGTGACGGCGCCGACGATGACGACAGCCAGTTGAGCGCCGGGGGCCAGGTTGAACAACGGGTTGGAGCGCACGATCAGGTACACGCCGGCGGTCACCATGGTGGCCGCGTGGATCAGCGCCGACACCGGGGTCGGGCCTTCCATGGCGTCGCCCAACCAGGCCTGCAGGGGCACCTGGGCGGACTTCGCGCAGGCGCCGAGCAGTAGCAGCAGTCCCGTCACGTTCAGCACTGCCTCGCTAGCGGCCGGTACGCCGGCGAACACCCCGCTGTAGGAGACGGTTCCAAAGGTGGCGAACATCAAGAACATGGCCAGCGCCAGGCCGGCGTCCCCGACCCGGTTCATCACGAACGCCTTCTTGGCCGCGGTCGCCGCCGACGGCTTGTGGTACCAGAACCCGATCAGCAGGTAGGACGCCAGGCCGACGCCTTCCCAACCGACATAGAGCAGCACGTAGTTGTCGGCGATCACCAGCAGCAGCATCGAGGCCAGGAACAGGTTGAGGTAGCCGAAAAACCTTCGGCGGTCCTCGTCTTCGGCCATGTAGGCGACCGAATAGATGTGGATCAGCGACCCGACCCCGGAGATCAGCAGCACGAAACACATTGAGAGCTGGTCGATTTGCAAGCCGAAGTCGACCTGCAGCCCGCCGACCGGAATCCAGGAGAACACCGTTTGGTGGATCGTCCGGTCCTCCGCGGCGCGACTGAGTAGATCCGCGAGCAGCGTCGCGCCCACCCCGAACGCGGACAGGGCCGCCAGGCAACCCAACCAATGTCCCCACGCGTCCGTTCGCCTACCGCCGAACAGCAAGATCGCGGCACCAGCAAGGGGCAGCGCCACCAACAGCCAGGTGTAGTCAGTCATCTTGGCGTTTTTAGCCTTTGAGTAGATTCGCGTCGTCGACCGACGCCGATTTGCGGGCACGGAAAATCGTCATGATGATGGCCAGGCCGATCACGACCTCGCAGGCGGCCACCACCATCGTGAAGAACGCGACCATCTGTCCGTCGAGCTTGCCGTGCATGCGTGAAAACGTGACGAATGCCAGGTTGACGGCGTTGAGCATGAGCTCGACGCACATGAACATGACGATCGCGTTGCGTCGCAACAGCACGCCCGCTGCGCCGATGGTGAACAGCAGTGCCGAAAGGTAAAGGTAGTTGGCCGGGTTCATGATTTTCCGCCTTTGAAAACACCGGAGATAGCCTCGCGCGAGGGGGCTTGCTTGCCGTCGGCTCCGCGGGTCAGCAAGAGCCGCGAGACGGACAACTCTGAGTAGGAGCCGTCGGGCAGTAGTGCGGCGACGTCCACCGCATTGTGGCGCGCGTAGACGCCAGGGCTGGGCAGGGGAGTGGGATGGCCGCCCGGCCGGAACCGCTCCTGCGACAGCTCTTTCTGGGTCTTGCGGCGCTCGAAGCGCTCCCGGTGGGCCAACACCATCGCCCCGACGGCGGCGGTGATCAGCAGTGCGCTGGTCAATTCGAACGCCCACAAATAGCGCGTGAAGATGAGCACCGCGAGGCCTTCGACGTTGCCCTGGTTGTTCGCGGTGGCCAGCCCGTCGAAGCCGCCGGTCGCGTAGTTGCCGATGCCGCCGATCAGCAGGATTCCGAACCCGATTCCGGTCGCCACCGCGGCCACGCGCTGGCCCCGCAGTGTCTCCTTCAGCGATTCCGCCGAGTCCACACCGATCAGCATCAGCACGAACAAGAACAGCATCATGACCGCGCCGGTGTAGACCACCACTTGGACGACGCCCAAAAACAGTGCGTCCTGGGCGATGTAGAACACGGCCAGGATGATCATGGTCAGCGCCAGATACATCGCCGAGTACACGGCGTTGACGGCCAACACCACCCCGAGCGCGCCAAGCACTGCGATCGTGCCCAACACCCAGAACATCACGGCCTCGCCGGTCGAGGTGCGAGTGATGACGTCGTGAGCAAGTGTGGTGATCACTTCGCTGCTCCGGCTTCGGCTTTGGTGTCGGCTTTCGCGTCGGCTTTGGTGTCGGCTTGCGCGTCAGGCCCGGCGCCATCGCGCCGCCGCAGGCCGTCGGCGGTCACGTTGCCCAGGTAGTAGTCCTTGTCGGTGGCGCCCTCGGTCCGGGGATGCGGCGGCGCTGTCATGCCAGGCAGCAGGGGAGCCAGCAGTCGGTCCTTCTCGTAGATCAGGTCGGCCCGGTTGTCGTCGGCCATCTCGTAGTTGTTGGTCATCGTCAGTGCTCGAGTGGGGCACGCCTCGATGCACAGGCCGCAACCGATGCAGCGCAGGTAGTTGATCTGGTACACGCGGCCGTAGCGTTCCCCGGGCGAAAACCGTTGCTCTTCGGTGTTGTCCGCGCCCTCGACGTAGATCGCGTCGGCCGGGCAGGCCCAGGCGCACAGCTCGCAGCCGATGCATTTCTCCAGGCCGTCGGGGTACCGGTTGAGTTGGTGCCTGCCGTGGTAGCGCGGTGCGACCGGGCCGGGCTTCTCCGGATACTCCTCGGTGACGGTCTTTTTGAACATCGAACCGAACGTCACGCCGAAACCGGCGATGGCGTCTAAAAACTTAGCCACGGACTTTCTCCTTTGTCGGCAGCGGCGGGGTGGGGAAAGTCGGCCACTCGTCGGCGGCAACGTCGGCCAGTTCGGCCTCGCGTTGCTTAAGTTGCTTGCGTTCCTGCCGTGCTGATGCGCGAGCACTCGGCGCGCTGAACGGCTTTCGCAGCCAGAACACCAGCCAGATCGCGACGACAGCACTGCTGACGACCAAGGTCGGGGTCCAGTACTGGAAACCCTCGTTCTTCGCCGCACGGATGATGCCCGCGATCATCACCCAGATCAGGGACACCGGAATCAGCAATTTCCAGCCCAGCGCCATGAATTGGTCGTAACGCAGCCGGGGCAGCGTGGCGCGCAGCCAGAAGTAGATGAACAGGAACAGCCACACCTTGCCGACGAACCAGAGCACCGGCCACCAGCCGGTGTTGGCGCCGGCCCACATGTTCAGCGGCCACGGGGCACGCCAGCCGCCCAGGAACATGGTCGCGGCCAACGCCGAAACCGTTGTCATGTTGACGTATTCGGCGAGCATGAACATCGCGAACTTCAGCGACGAGTACTCGGTGTGGAAGCCGGCGACCAGCTCGCCTTCGGCCTCGGGCAGGTCGAAGGGCGCCCGGTTGGTTTCACCCACCATCGAGACCAGGTAGACGACGAACGACGGTGCCAGCAGGAAGATGTACCAGACTCGGTCCTGTTTGGCGATGATCTCCGAGGTGGACATGCTGCCGGCGTAGAGGAACACCGCCGCGAACGACAGCCCCATGGCGACCTCATAGGAAATCACCTGTGCCGTGGACCGCACCCCGCCCAACAGCGGGTAGGTAGACCCAGATGCCCAACCGCCCAGCACGATCCCGTACACGCCGACCGCGGACATGGCGAGGATGAACAACACGGCCACCGGCAGATCGGTGAGTTGCAAGGGGGTGCGGTGGCCGAACACCGAGACCTCGGGACCGAACGGGATGACCGCGAAGGCGGTGAACGCCGGGATCGCCGAAATAACAGGCGCCGCAAAGTAAACGAACTTGTCGATGCCGCCCGGGGTGATGCTTTCCTTGAGCGCCAGCTTGACCCCGTCGGCCAAGCTCTGCAGGGCGCCCTTCGGTCCCACCCGGTTCGGACCCGGGCGCAATTGCATCCGACCCAGCAGTTTGCGTTCGGCCAGGATCGCCACCAGCACCGTCAGCATCAGGAACGCAAAGACGACCAACACCTTGGCGCCCACCAGCCACCAGGGGTCGTGTCCGAAGATCGGCGAAGTCATGACGACACTCCAATATTTACGATGCTGCCGATGGTCACGCCCAGCTGGCGGTGCACCGCTGAGCCCTCCGAGTTCAACGGAAGCCACACCACCCGGTCAGGCATGTCGGTGATGTTGAGCGGCAAGGTGATCGAGCCGCGCGGCGTGCTCACTGTCACCTCGTCGCCGTCAGCGGCATTGATCTCGGCCGCCGTATCGGGGGACAGGCGCACCACGGGTCTGCGTGCGGTACCGGCCAGGTGCGGTTCGCCGTCCTGCAGGCGGCCCTTGTCGAGCAGCATCCGCCAGCCGGTCAGGACGGCCTGACCCGCCTCAGGTTGGGCCGGGCTCGGCGCATCGATGTTCGGAGCTGCCGGGCGCTGGCCGTCCCAGGTGCCCAGCGCAGCCAGTTCCTCACGGGCCGTCTCGACGCTGGTCGTGCCGAGGTAGACACCAAACTCGTCGGCCAGCGAGTCGAGCACCCGGTGATCGGACTGTCGGGCCGTTTGAGTGGTGCCGCGCAGCGCGGGCTCGAAACCGCGGTACCGACCTTCCCAGTCGACGAAGGCGCCGGCCTTCTGTGACGCGGGCGCGATTGGGAACACCACGTCGGCGCGTTCGGTGACCTCGCTGTGCCGCAGTTCCAGGCTCACCACGAAGCCGGCGGCGTCCAGCGCGGCCAGCACCGCGTCCGGGTCGGCGAAGTCGCCCGGCTCGATACCGCCCACGACCAACGCCCCGAGTGAACCGTCTGCGGCGGCGGCAAGGATGCCCTCGGCGTCGCGCCCCGGCTCGGAGGGCAATTCGTCGACATGCCAGGCGGCAGTCACCTGCGATCGGGCGTTGTCGTCGGCCACCGGGCGTCCGCCGGGCAGCAGCCCCGGCAGGGCCCCGGCTTCCAGCGCACCGCGTTCACCGGCCCGCCGTGGCACCCAGGCCAGCCGGGCTCCGGTAGCGTCGGCCAACCGCGCGGCCGCGGACAATCCGCCGGGCACCGTGGCCAGTCGTTCCCCGACCAGGATGACGGCGCCGGGCTTGGCCAGCAGGTCTGCGAGCTCACCGGTCGCGAGTCCGTCGAGCACCGAAGGCTCTTCGCCCGGGCGGGCTTTCAGCAGCCGGCCGGACATTTTCTGCAGCGCGCGGGTGGCGAACGGCGCGATCGCGTACACCGGAAGCGAGCGCTTGCGGGCCGCCTTTCGCAGGCGCAGGAAGACGATGGGTGACTCTTCTTCCGGTTCGAACCCGACGAGCAGGACCACGGGCGCCGACTCCAAGTCGGAGTAGCTGACGCTGACCGGGCGTCCGGCGACCCGTGCCGCGAGGAAGTCCGCCTCCTCCGCCGAGTGGGGCCGGGCGCGGAAATCGATGTCGTTGGTATGCAACACGATTCGCGCGAACTTGGAATAGGCGTAGGCGTCCTCCCAGGTGACCCGCCCGCCGACCAGGACACCCGCGCGGCCGCGCGCCGCGTCCAGCCCTTGAGCCGCCGCCACCATCGCGTGCGCCCAGGACGCCGGTTGCAGCGTGCCGTCGCTGTCACGGATCAGGGGAGTGGTGATGACATCCGGCTGGGTCTCGTAGGTGAAGGCCCACCGGCCCTTGTCGCAGTTCCACTCCTCGTTGACTTCCGGGTCGTCGCCGGCGAGCCGGCGCAGCACCTTGCCGCGGCGGTGATCGGTGCGCTGGGCGCATCCGGATGCACAGTGCTCGCACACGCTCGGGCTGGAAACCAGGTCGAACGGGCGCGCCCGGAATCGGTAGGCCGTTCCGGTCAGTGCCCCGACCGGGCAGATCTGCACCGTGTTGCCGGAGAAGTAGGACTCGAACGGCTGGTCGGCGTAGATGCCGACCTGCTGCAGCGCGCCGCGTTCCTGCATGTCGATGAACGGATCTCCCGCGATCTGCTCGGAGAACCGCGTGCAGCGCGCGCACAGGATGCAGCGCTCACGGTCCAGCAGGACCTGCGACGAGATGTTGATCGGCTTGGCGAAGGTGCGCTTGGCGTCGGTGAAGCGAGAATCGGTGCGCCCGTTGGACATTGCCTGGTTCTGCAGTGGGCATTCGCCGCCCTTGTCGCACATCGGGCAGTCCAGCGGATGGTTGATCAGCAGCAGCTCCATCACGCCGTGCTGGGCCTTGTCGGCCGCGCTCGAGGTGAGTTGGGTGCGCACCACCATGTCGTCGGTGGCCACGGTGGTGCAGGAGGCCAGCGGCTTGCGTTGTCCCTCAACCTCAACCAGGCACTGCCGGCAGGCGCCGACCGGGTCCAGCAGCGGATGGTCGCAGAACCGGGGGATCTGGATGCCCATCAGCTCGGCTGCGCGGATCACCAAAGTCCCCTTGGGGACGCTGATTTCGACGTCGTCGATAGTCAGCGTCACCATTTCCGGCTGGGCCAGCCGGTTTTCAGTGTCGGCGGACTGTGTCGTCACGCGCCGCTCCTCTCCCCCGCGAGCGGGAGGTGCCCCCACATCGCTTTCCTGCTCTGCATCGTCGTCGGCGCGGTCACGCATTAGCTCCATTCGGCGTCAACATCGAGTCTCGAGGGTCGAAGGGGCAGCCGCCCTTTTCGATGTGGGCGATGTATTCGTCGCGGAAATGCTTGATCGACGACATCACTGGGCTGGCGGCGCCATCGCCCAACGCGCAGAACGACTTTCCCAGAATGGCGTCGGCGATGTCGGACAATTTGTCGATGTCCTCGCGGGTGCCGCCGCCGTTCTCCAGCCGCGCATAGATCTTGTCCAGCCAGAACGTGCCCTCCCGGCACGGCGTGCACTTGCCGCACGACTCGTGCTTGTAGAACTCCGTCCACCGTCGCACCGCGCGTACCACGCAGGTGGTCTCGTCGAAGATTTCCAGCGCCTTGGTGCCCAGCATCGAGCCGGCCGCGCCGACGCCCTCGTAGTCCAGCGGTATGTCGAGGTGCTCATCGGTGAGCAGCGGCGTCGAGGATCCACCGGGTGTCCAGAACTTGAGCCGGTGCCCCGCCCGAATGCCGCCGGCGTAGTCGAGCAACTCGCGCAACGTGATGCCCAGCGGTGCCTCGTACTGGCCGGGGCGGGTCACGTGTCCGGACAACGAATACAGCGTGAAGCCAGGCGATTTCTCGCTACCCATGGACCGGAACCAGTCGACGCCGTTGAAGATGATCGACGGCACGCTGGCGATGGTCTCGACGTTGTTGATCACCGTCGGCGAGCCGTACAGCCCGGCCACGGCGGGGAAGGGTGGCCGCAGCCGCGGCTGGCCGCGCCGGCCTTCCAGCGAGTCCAGCAGCGCCGTCTCCTCGCCGCAGATGTAGGCGCCGGCTCCCGCGTGGACCACCAGTTCCAAATCGAAGCCGGAACCCTTGATGTCGCGACCGAGGTAGCCGGCGGCGTAGGCCTCGGCCACCGCATTTTGCAGCCTGCGCAGCACCGGCACCACCTCACCGCGCACGTAGATGAACGCGTGGCTGGCCCGAATCGCGTACGAGGCGATGATGACGCCCTCGACGAGCACGTGCGGGGTCGCCAACATCAACGGAATGTCTTTGCACGTACCCGGT
Protein-coding regions in this window:
- a CDS encoding NADH-quinone oxidoreductase subunit G, encoding MTTQSADTENRLAQPEMVTLTIDDVEISVPKGTLVIRAAELMGIQIPRFCDHPLLDPVGACRQCLVEVEGQRKPLASCTTVATDDMVVRTQLTSSAADKAQHGVMELLLINHPLDCPMCDKGGECPLQNQAMSNGRTDSRFTDAKRTFAKPINISSQVLLDRERCILCARCTRFSEQIAGDPFIDMQERGALQQVGIYADQPFESYFSGNTVQICPVGALTGTAYRFRARPFDLVSSPSVCEHCASGCAQRTDHRRGKVLRRLAGDDPEVNEEWNCDKGRWAFTYETQPDVITTPLIRDSDGTLQPASWAHAMVAAAQGLDAARGRAGVLVGGRVTWEDAYAYSKFARIVLHTNDIDFRARPHSAEEADFLAARVAGRPVSVSYSDLESAPVVLLVGFEPEEESPIVFLRLRKAARKRSLPVYAIAPFATRALQKMSGRLLKARPGEEPSVLDGLATGELADLLAKPGAVILVGERLATVPGGLSAAARLADATGARLAWVPRRAGERGALEAGALPGLLPGGRPVADDNARSQVTAAWHVDELPSEPGRDAEGILAAAADGSLGALVVGGIEPGDFADPDAVLAALDAAGFVVSLELRHSEVTERADVVFPIAPASQKAGAFVDWEGRYRGFEPALRGTTQTARQSDHRVLDSLADEFGVYLGTTSVETAREELAALGTWDGQRPAAPNIDAPSPAQPEAGQAVLTGWRMLLDKGRLQDGEPHLAGTARRPVVRLSPDTAAEINAADGDEVTVSTPRGSITLPLNITDMPDRVVWLPLNSEGSAVHRQLGVTIGSIVNIGVSS
- the nuoF gene encoding NADH-quinone oxidoreductase subunit NuoF encodes the protein MTSAPATPLTPVLSRFWDDPQSWTLETYLRHDGYKGLEKALAMEPDAVIAAVKDSGLRGRGGAGFSTGTKWSFIPQGDSGPAAKPHYLVVNADESEPGTCKDIPLMLATPHVLVEGVIIASYAIRASHAFIYVRGEVVPVLRRLQNAVAEAYAAGYLGRDIKGSGFDLELVVHAGAGAYICGEETALLDSLEGRRGQPRLRPPFPAVAGLYGSPTVINNVETIASVPSIIFNGVDWFRSMGSEKSPGFTLYSLSGHVTRPGQYEAPLGITLRELLDYAGGIRAGHRLKFWTPGGSSTPLLTDEHLDIPLDYEGVGAAGSMLGTKALEIFDETTCVVRAVRRWTEFYKHESCGKCTPCREGTFWLDKIYARLENGGGTREDIDKLSDIADAILGKSFCALGDGAASPVMSSIKHFRDEYIAHIEKGGCPFDPRDSMLTPNGANA